The following proteins are encoded in a genomic region of Stegostoma tigrinum isolate sSteTig4 chromosome 2, sSteTig4.hap1, whole genome shotgun sequence:
- the LOC132207199 gene encoding leucine-rich repeat and death domain-containing protein 1-like has translation MGENRSAVPLTTETSEETLDSDFLEYATNLILSESDDSEIDANMVAKLTMLSLKRKNLTSIPSKLYLFTKLNVLNISKNSITSIPGEIAVFGQLSQLFLNKNNISQLPAEIGQLITLENLNVKENQLSILPETIARLKNLTVLNLDQNRLFVFPRAICLLPELTKLSLSGNSLQSLPMEISELKNLRQLSLNDNKLTFLPLQFFDLLNLEELRLCGNQLASLSEKIEKLQELRILQLKRNQLKDLPNELSNCVRIKQLLLDSNQLIELPLRIGNLYNMTEFCASNNKLKTLPVGISTAYAVEIT, from the exons ATGGGTGAGAACCGTAGTGCTGTGCCTTTGACAACAGAGACTTCAGAAGAAACCTTAGACTCAGACTTTCTAGAATATGCTACAAATTTAATACTTTCAGAGAGTGATGATTCGGAAATTGATGCCAATATGGTGGCTAAGCTTACAATGCTCTCACTTAAAAGAAAGAATTTAACCTCGATTCCGTCAAAACTTTATCTGTTTACAAAACTGAATGTTTTGAATATCAGCAAAAACAGCATCACATCTATTCCAGGTGAAATTGCCGTGTTTGGCCAGCTGAGCCAACTTTTTCTTAATAAAAATAATATCTCACAGCTACCTGCTGAAATTGGACAGTTAATAACATTAGAAAACCTGAATGTGAAAGAAAACCAACTGAGCATTTTACCAGAAACTATAGCCAGGCTAAAGAATTTGACTGTTCTCAATTTAGACCAAAACAGGCTTTTTGTTTTTCCAAGAGCCATATGCCTGCTTCCAGAGCTAACAAAGCTTAGCCTTTCAGGAAACTCTCTTCAAAGCTTACCAATGGAGATTTCTGAGCTGAAAAATTTGAGACAACTGTCTTTAAATGATAACAAGTTAACATTTTTGCCGCTACAGTTTTTTGATTTGCTTAATCTTGAAGAACTAAGATTGTGTGGAAATCAGTTGGCTAGCCTTTCAGAAAAAATAGAGAAACTGCAGGAACTACGGATTCTGCAATTAAAACGTAATCAATTAAAAGATCTTCCAAATGAACTTTCCAATTGTGTAAGAATTAAACAACTTTTACTCGATAGCAATCAGCTCATAGAATTGCCTTTAAGGATAGGCAATCTTtataatatgacagaattctgTGCCAGCAATAATAAACTGAAAACTTTGCCGGTGG GAATAAGTACAGCTTATGCTGTAGAAATAACTTGA
- the LOC125466986 gene encoding transcription termination factor 1, mitochondrial: MAARMGSQVMNIYLCKTRFPDLPNCFPSAWFKISYLRLCAFSCSHVTEAIQKPENAALLSNLSVLGVDIKMAQKRQPGVFRKVATNEEGVAEFLKSKGANRKTIASIISRYPRAITRSYHHLEERWQLWRSIFKTDSEVISVIERSPESYFRSSDNGNFEKNINFLCSLGLTSKDLHRILTTAPRAFSNSLELNKQMVKLLQDLGVSLGDENPDAFVKRIMTKNAYILIRSTKRIKTNVDFFTEALKPSNSELIKLLQGQGAEVLDLSTDYMKRNFKNISEQLYSLGCTTEEVQKFFLDYPPAFYASFEKLSNKIDCLLESQISIKQLLKKPRILEFSAMNLKNRIKELERVGYDFTKHGVTILDSSRRRFEAKLGKLIEE, translated from the coding sequence ATGGCAGCCAGGATGGGATCCCAAGTAATGAACATTTACCTGTGCAAAACAAGATTTCCTGATTTACCAAACTGCTTTCCATCTGCATGGTTTAAGATATCATATCTCAGACTCTGTGCTTTTAGTTGCAGTCATGTAACTGAAGCAATCCAAAAGCCAGAAAATGCAGCTTTGTTGAGCAATTTGTCCGTTTTGGGAGTGGATATTAAAATGGCCCAGAAGAGGCAGCCTGGAGTCTTCAGAAAAGTGGCCACTAATGAAGAGGGTGTGGCTGAGTTCTTGAAAAGCAAGGGTGCCAACCGCAAGACCATTGCCAGTATTATCTCAAGGTACCCCCGAGCCATCACACGTTCCTACCACCACCTTGAAGAAAGATGGCAATTATGGCGAAGCATTTTCAAGACAGATTCTGAGGTCATAAGTGTTATTGAACGTTCTCCAGAGTCATATTTTCGTTCAAGTGACaatggaaattttgaaaaaaatattaactttctttgttctcttgGCTTGACCTCAAAGGACTTGCATCGCATTTTAACAACTGCTCCACGAGCATTCTCAAATAGTTTGGAACTAAACAAACAGATGGTAAAACTTCTACAAGATCTTGGTGTTAGTTTAGGCGATGAGAATCCAGATGCTTTTGTTAAACGGATTATGACTAAAAATGCTTACATACTTATAAGAAGCACTAAACGGATAAAAACTAATGTAGACTTTTTCACAGAAGCACTTAAACCAAGTAACAGTGAACTTATAAAACTTCTTCAGGGGCAAGGTGCTGAAGTTTTGGACCTCTCCACTGACTACatgaaaagaaatttcaaaaatataagtGAGCAGTTATATTCATTAGGGTGCACCACTGAGGAGGTACAGAAATTCTTTTTGGATTATCCACCAGCCTTTTATGCTTCGTTTGAAAAACTTTCCAATAAGATCGACTGTCTATTAGAAAGTCAAATTAGTATTAAACAACTATTAAAGAAGCCAAGAATATTGGAATTCAGTGCAATGAATTTGAAAAATCGTATAAAAGAACTAGAAAGAGTTGGATATGACTTTACAAAACATGGCGTTACTATTTTAGATTCTAGTAGGAGACGATTTGAAGCAAAATTAGGAAAGTTAATTGAAGAGTAA